One Saimiri boliviensis isolate mSaiBol1 chromosome 17, mSaiBol1.pri, whole genome shotgun sequence genomic window carries:
- the TOP2A gene encoding DNA topoisomerase 2-alpha: MEVSPLQPVNENMQVNKIKKNEDAKKRLSVERIYQKKTQLEHILLRPDTYIGSVELVTQQMWVYDEDVGINYREVTFVPGLYKIFDEILVNAADNKQRDPKMSCIRVTIDPENNLISIWNNGKGIPVVEHKVEKMYVPALIFGQLLTSSNYDDDEKKVTGGRNGYGAKLCNIFSTKFTVETACREYKKMFKQTWMDNMGRAGEMELKPFNGEDYTCITFQPDLSKFKMQSLDKDIVALMVRRAYDIAGSTKDVKVFLNGNKLPVKGFRSYVDMYLKDKLDETGNPLKVVHEQVNHRWEVCLTMSEKGFQQISFVNSIATSKGGRHVDYVADQIVTKLVDVVKKKNKGGVAVKAHQVKNHMWIFVNALIENPTFDSQTKENMTLQPKSFGSTCHLSEKFIKAAIGCGIVESILNWVKFKAQVQLNKKCSAVKHNRIKGIPKLDDANDAGGRNSTECTLILTEGDSAKTLAVSGLGVVGRDRYGVFPLRGKILNVREASHKQIMENAEINNIIKIVGLQYKKNYEDEDSLKTLRYGKIMIMTDQDQDGSHIKGLLINFIHHNWPSLLRHRFLEEFITPIVKVSKNKQEMAFYSLPEFEEWKSSTPHHKKWKVKYYKGLGTSTSKEAKEYFADMKRHRIQFKYCGPEDDAAISLAFSKKQIDDRKEWLTNFMEDRRQRKLLGLPEDYLYGQTTTYLTYNDFINKELILFSNSDNERSIPSMVDGLKPGQRKVLFTCFKRNDKREVKVAQLAGSVAEMSSYHHGEMSLMMTIINLAQNFVGSNNLNLLQPIGQFGTRLHGGKDSASPRYIFTMLSSLTRLLFPPKDDHTLKFLYDDNQRVEPEWYIPIIPMVLINGAEGIGTGWSCKIPNFDVREVVNNIRRLMDGEEPLPMLPSYKNFKGTIEELAPNQYVISGEVAILNSTTIEISELPVRTWTQTYKEQVLEPMLNGTEKTPPLITDYREYHTDTTVKFVVKMTEEKLAEAERVGLHKVFKLQTSLTCNSMVLFDHVGCLKKYDTVLDILRDFFELRLKYYGLRKEWLLGMLGAESAKLNNQARFILEKIDGKIIIENKPKKELIKVLIQRGYDSDPVKAWKEAQQKVPDEEENEESDNEKESEKSDSVTDSGPTFNYLLDMPLWYLTKEKKDELCRLRNEKEQELDTLKRKSPSDLWKEDLAAFIEELEAVEAKEKQDEQVGLPGKGGKAKGKKAQMAEVLPSPSGQRVIPRITIEMKADAEKKSKKKIKNENTEGSPQEDGMELEGLKQRLEKKQKREPGTKTKKQTTLPFKPIKKGKKRNPWSDSESDRSSDESNFDVPPRETEPRRAATKTKFTVDLDSDEDFSDFDEKTQDEDFVPSDASPPKTKTSPKLNNKEPKPQKSATSDLEGDDAKDSVPLSSSPPATHFPDETEITNPVPKKNVTVKKTAAKSQSSTTTTGAKKRAAPKGTKKDPALNSGVSQKPDPVKTKNRRKRKPSTSDDSDSNFEKIVSKAVTSKKSKGESDDFHMDFDSAPAPRAKSGRAKKPITYLEESDEDDLF; the protein is encoded by the exons ATGGAAGTGTCACCATTGCAG CCTGTAAATGAGAATATGCaagtcaacaaaataaagaaaaatgaagatgctAAGAAAAGACTGTCTGTTGAAAGAATctatcaaaagaaaacacaattggAGCATATTTTGCTCCGCCCGGACACTTATATTGGCTCTGTGGAATTAGTGACCCAG CAAATGTGGGTTTACGATGAAGATGTTGGCATTAACTATAGGGAAGTCACTTTTGTTCCTGGTTTGTACAAAATCTTTGATGAGATTCTAG ttaaTGCTGCGGACAACAAACAAAGGGACCCAAAAATGTCTTGTATTAGAGTCACAATCGATCC GGAAAACAATTTAATTAGTATATGGAATAATGGAAAAGGTATTCCTGTTGTTGAACACAAAGTTGAAAAGATGTATGTCCCAGCTCTCATATTTGGACAGCTCCTAACTTCTAGTaactatgatgatgatgaaaagaaAGTGACAG GTGGTCGAAATGGCTATGGAGCCAAATTGTGTAACATATTCAGTACCAAATTTACTGTGGAAACAGCCTGTAGAGAATACAAGAAAATGTTCAAACAG ACATGGATGGATAATATGGGGAGAGCTGGTGAGATGGAACTCAAGCCCTTTAATGGAGAAGATTATACATGTATCACCTTTCAGCCTGATTTGTCTAAGTTTAAAATGCAAAGCCTAGACAAAGATATTGTTGCACTAATGGTCAGAAGAGCATATGATATTGCTGGATCCACCAAAGATGTCAAAGTCTTTCTTAATGGAAATAAACTGCCA GTAAAAGGATTTCGTAGTTATGTGGACATGTATTTGAAGGACAAGTTGGATGAAACTGGTAACCCACTGAAAGTAGTACATGAACAAGTAAATCACAGGTGGGAAGTGTGTTTAACAATGAGTGAAAAAGGTTTTCAGCAAATTAGCTTTGTCAACAGCATTGCTACTTCCAAG GGTGGCAGACATGTTGATTATGTAGCTGATCAGATTGTGACTAAACTTGTTGATGTTGTGAAGAAGAAGAACAAGGGTGGTGTTGCAGTAAAAGCACATCAG GTGAAAAATCACATGTGGATATTTGTAAATGCCTTAATTGAAAACCCAACCTTTGACTctcagacaaaagaaaatatgactttACAGCCAAAGAGCTTTGGATCAACATGCCATTTAAGTGAAAAATTTATCAAAGCT GCAATTGGCTGTGGTATTGTAGAAAGCATACTAAACTGGGTGAAGTTTAAGGCCCAAGTCCAGTTAAACAAGAAATGTTCAGCTGTAAAACATAACAGAATCAAGGGAATTCCCAAACTTGATGATGCCAATGATGCag ggggCCGAAACTCCACTGAGTGTACGCTTATCCTGACTGAGGGAGACTCAGCGAAAACTTTGGCTGTTTCAGGCCTTGGTGTGGTTGGGAGAGACAGATATGGGGTTTTCCCTCTTAGAGGAAAAATACTCAATGTTCGAGAAGCTTCTCATAAGCAG ATCATGGAAAATGCTGAGATTAACAATATCATCAAGATTGTGGGTCTCCAGTACAAGAAGAACTATGAAGATGAAGATTCATTGAAGACTCTTCGTTATGGGAAGATAATGATTATGACAGATCAG GACCAAGATGGTTCCCACATCAAAGGCTTGCTGATTAATTTTATCCATCACAATTGGCCCTCTCTTCTGCGACATCGTTTTCTGGAGGAATTTATCACTCCCATTGTAAAG GTATCTAAAAACAAGCAAGAAATGGCATTTTATAGCCTTCCTGAATTTGAAGAATGGAAGAGTTCTACTCCACATCATAAAAAATGGAAAGTCAAATACTACAAAG GTTTGGGCACCAGCACATCAAAGGAAGCTAAAGAATACTTTGCAGATATGAAAAGGCATCGAATCCAGTTCAAATATTGTGGTCCTGAAGATGATGCTGCTATCAGCCTG GCCTTTAGCAAAAAACAGATAGATGATCGAAAGGAATGGTTAACAAATTTCATGGAGGATAGAAGACAACGAAAGTTACTTGGGCTTCCTGAG GATTACTTGTATGGACAGACTACCACGTATCTGACATATAATGACTTCATCAACAAGGAACTTATCCTGTTCTCAAATTCTGATAATGAGAGATCTATCCCTTCTATGGTGGATG gttTGAAACCAGGTCAGAGAAAGGTTTTGTTTACTTGCTTCAAACGGAATGACAAGCGAGAAGTAAAGGTTGCCCAATTAGCTGGATCAGTCGCTGAAATGTCTTCTTATCATCATGGTGAG atgTCACTAATGATGACCATTATCAATTTGGCTCAGAATTTTGTGGGCAGCAATAATCTGAACCTCTTGCAGCCCATTGGTCAGTTTGGTACCAGGCTACATGGTGGCAAGGATTCTGCTAGTCCACGATATATCTTCACAATGCTCAG ctCTTTGACTCGGTTGTTATTTCCACCAAAAGATGATCACACATTGAAGTTTTTATATGATGACAACCAGCGTGTTGAGCCTGAATGGTACATTCCTATTATTCCCATGGTgctaataaatggtgctgaaggAATCGGTACTGGGTGGTCCTGCAAAATCCCCAACTTTGATGTTCGTGAAGTTGTAAATAACATCAGGCGTTTGATGGATGGAGAAGAACCTTTGCCAATG CTTCCAAGTTACAAGAACTTCAAGGGTACTATTGAAGAACTGGCTCCAAATCAATATGTGATTAGTGGTGAAGTGGCTATTCTTAATTCCACAACCATTGAAATCTCAGAGCTTCCCGTCAGAACATGGACCCAG acaTACAAAGAACAAGTTCTAGAGCCTATGTTGAATGGCACTGAGAAGACACCTCCTCTCATAACCGACTATAGGGAATACCATACAGATACCACTGTGAAATTTGTTGTGAAGATGACCGAAGAAAAactggcagaggcagagagagttGGGCTACACAAAGTCTTCAAACTCCAAACTAGTCTCACATGCAACTCTATG GTGCTTTTTGACCACGTAGGCTGTTTAAAGAAATATGACACGGTGTTGGATATTCTAAGAGACTTCTTTGAACTCAGACTTAAATATTACGGATTAAGAAAAGAATGGCTCCTAGGAATGCTTGGTGCTGAGTCTGCCAAACTGAATAATCAGGCTCGCTTTATCTTAGAGAAAATAGATGGCAAAATAATCATTG aaaataagccTAAGAAAGAATTAATTAAAGTTCTGATTCAGAGGGGATATGATTCAGATCCTGTGAAGGCTTGGAAAGAAGCCCAGCAAAAG GTTccagatgaagaagaaaatgaagagagtgACAACgaaaaggaaagtgaaaagaGTGACTCCGTAACAGATTCTGGACCAACCTTCAACTATCTTCTTGATATGCCCCTTTGGTATCTaaccaaggaaaagaaagatgaactGTGCAGACTAAGAAATGAAAAA GAACAAGAGCTGGACACATTGAAGAGAAAGAGTCCATCAGATTTGTGGAAAGAAGACTTGGCTGCATTTATTGAAGAACTGGAG GCTGTTGAAGCCAAGGAAAAACAAGATGAGCAAGTTGGACTTCCTGGGAAAGGagggaaagcaaaggggaaaaaagcacaaATGGCTGAAGTTTTGCCTTCTCCATCTGGTCAAAGAGTCATTCCACGAATAACTATAGAAATGAAAGCAGatgcagaaaagaaaagtaaaaagaaaattaag AATGAAAATACTGAAGGAAGCCCTCAAGAAGATGGTATGGAATTAGAAGGCCTAAAACAAAGattagaaaagaaacagaaaagagaaccag GtacaaagacaaagaaacaaactacATTGCCATTTAAGCcaatcaaaaaaggaaagaagagaaatcccTGGTCTGATTCAGAATCAGACAGGAGTAGTGACGAAAGTAATTTTGATGTCCCTCCACGAGAAACAGAGCCACGGAGAGCAGCAA CAAAAACCAAATTCACAGTGGATTTGGATTCAGATGAAGATTTCTCCGATTTTGATGAAAAAACTCAGGATGAAGATTTTGTCCCATCAGATGCTAGTCCACCTAAAACCAAAACTTCCCCAAA acTTAATAACAAAGAACCGAAACCACAGAAAAGTGCCACGTCAG ACCTTGAAGGTGATGATGCTAAGGATAGCGTACCACTGTCTTCAAGCCCTCCTGCTACACATTTCCCAGATGAAACTGAAATTACAAACCCAGTTCCTAAAAAGAATGTGACAGTGAAGAAGACAGCAGCAAAAA GTCAGTCTTCCACCACCACTACTGGTGCCAAAAAAAGAGCTGCCCCAAAAGGAACTAAAAAGGATCCAGCCTTGAATTCTGGTGTCTCTCAAAAGCCTGATCC